A genomic segment from Agrobacterium vitis encodes:
- a CDS encoding IS3 family transposase (programmed frameshift), producing MKRSRFTEEQIIGILKEQEAGAKTADVCRKHGISDATFYKYKAKYGGMDVSDARKLKALEDENAKLKKLLAEAMLDNAILKDVAFKKMVTPDVKRDAVVHVCAQHGVSQRRACEVLSVDRSSIRYRSVRPDDAAIREAMKKVASERRRFGYRRIHVMLDRQGIVMNLKKLRRLYREEKLTVRKRGGRKRALGTRRPLALPSRPGERWSLDFVSDAFTDGRRFRILAVVDDFTRECLCLVADTSLSGARLARELDSLIARRGKPRTIVSDNGTEMTSMAILKWCQETQVEWHYIAPGKPMQNGFVESFNGSFRDECLNETLFSSLTQARAAITAWNEDYNRNRPHSSLGNITPSEFAMKMAMEKLAA from the exons ATGAAGCGTTCACGGTTCACGGAAGAGCAGATCATCGGGATCTTGAAGGAGCAGGAAGCGGGTGCGAAGACGGCCGATGTTTGCCGCAAGCACGGCATCTCGGATGCAACCTTCTACAAATACAAGGCGAAGTATGGCGGGATGGACGTGTCCGATGCCCGCAAGTTGAAGGCACTTGAAGATGAGAACGCCAAGCTGAAGAAGCTTTTGGCCGAAGCTATGCTGGACAACGCGATCCTGAAGGATGTCGCGT TCAAAAAAATGGTGACGCCCGATGTGAAGCGGGATGCGGTGGTGCACGTCTGTGCTCAGCACGGGGTGAGCCAGCGTCGGGCGTGCGAGGTTCTGTCTGTGGATCGGTCGAGCATACGATATCGCAGTGTGCGGCCTGACGATGCGGCCATTCGGGAGGCCATGAAGAAGGTGGCGTCGGAGCGGCGTCGCTTCGGCTATCGCCGTATCCACGTGATGCTTGATCGACAGGGGATTGTCATGAACCTGAAGAAACTTCGGCGTCTCTATCGGGAGGAGAAGCTGACGGTGCGCAAGCGTGGCGGCCGAAAGCGGGCCTTGGGCACGAGACGTCCTCTGGCTTTGCCGTCGCGTCCGGGCGAGCGCTGGAGCCTGGACTTCGTCAGCGATGCCTTCACCGACGGTCGCCGCTTTCGGATCCTGGCCGTCGTCGACGACTTCACCCGCGAATGCCTATGCCTGGTCGCCGATACATCCCTGTCAGGCGCAAGGCTTGCTCGCGAACTGGATAGTCTCATCGCTAGACGCGGAAAGCCGAGGACGATTGTCTCGGACAACGGGACGGAGATGACCAGCATGGCCATCCTCAAATGGTGCCAGGAGACCCAGGTCGAATGGCACTACATCGCACCGGGCAAACCGATGCAAAACGGCTTCGTCGAAAGCTTCAACGGCAGCTTTCGCGACGAGTGCCTCAACGAGACCCTGTTCTCGTCGCTCACTCAGGCCAGAGCCGCCATCACCGCATGGAACGAGGACTACAACAGAAACAGACCGCACTCGTCGCTGGGCAACATCACGCCCAGCGAGTTCGCAATGAAAATGGCTATGGAAAAACTGGCCGCATGA